One genomic segment of Arachis duranensis cultivar V14167 chromosome 4, aradu.V14167.gnm2.J7QH, whole genome shotgun sequence includes these proteins:
- the LOC107483870 gene encoding uncharacterized protein LOC107483870, protein MPKKLRYNIIREPPKDVGTNAETEETTVGSITRGAQTSHEQPRDRAPPISSSANGALIVILFPTHFLEDGVRKVSRLSVKEAIALPSNTKIVLPFNKELQPIGQAARIFNGFLGSLGVDYSKFPIYAESWKHVNKAKKEHAYDMIKRVFHYEDDVGGKIKREIIKRIGKNWKDTRNNLYHKCYKKIRTYEKNLKHRSKGIEENEWKKFFDYHQKEETKDAIVNVERQDESSKHLSQNDSLAQVLRKEHLGRVRALGAGPCPTQVFDNAAGQPPGSVEPNEEYERRIAKLAAKLEEEQAKRQSIHKVLGYLVQQQGGNLPAKVVVELAFLGNTPD, encoded by the exons ATGCCTAAGAAACTACGGTACAACATTATACGAGAACCCCCGAAAGATGTCGGAACTAATGCCGAAACTGAAGAGACTACG GTTGGGTCCATTACTAGAGGAGCTCAGACATCACATGAGCAACCACGTGATAGAGCTCCTCCAATTTCGTCCTCAGCTAATGGAGCTCTG ATAGTAATTTTGTTTCCCACACACTTCTTAGAGGACGGCGTGAGAAAAGTTTCTAGGCTGAGCGTGAAGGAGGCTATAGCACTTCCTTCCAATACAAAGATAGTACTCCCATTTAACAAAGAGTTGCAACCGATTGGTCAGGCAGCTAGAATATTCAATGGTTTCTTAGGGAGTTTGGGTGTGGATTATTCCAAGTTCCCCATATATGCAGAGAGTTGGAAGCATGTGAACAAAGCGAAGAAGGAACATGCATACGACATGATTAAG CGGGTCTTTCACTATGAGGATGATGTCGGAGGAAAAATAAAGCGTGAAATTATAAAGAGAATAGGAAAGAACTGGAAGGATACAAGGAACAACTTGTATCATAagtgttacaaaaaaataaGGACTTATGAGAAAAATCTTAAGCATCGCTcgaaaggaatagaagaaaaTGAATGGAAAAAGTTCTTTGACTATCACCAGAAGGAAGAAACAAAG GATGCAATTGTGAATGTTGAGAGGCAGGATGAATCCTCTAAGCACCTTTCACAAAATGATTCGCTAGCACAAGTTCTCAGAAAGGAGCACCTAGGACGAGTTCGTGCCCTAGGTGCTGGACCATGTCCCACCCAAGTCTTTGATAATGCTGCTGGACAACCGCCGGGTTCTGTAGAGCCCAATGAAGAGTATGAGAGGAGGATTGCAAAATTGGCGGCTAAGCTAGAAGAAGAGCAGGCGAAGAGACAGTCGATACATAAGGTCTTGGGATATCTAGTCCAACAACAAGGAGGCAATTTGCCAGCTAAGGTTGTTGTAGAGCTGGCTTTTTTGGGCAATACACCGGACTAG